Proteins encoded within one genomic window of uncultured Draconibacterium sp.:
- a CDS encoding RNA polymerase sigma-70 factor — translation MNSFEENKLFENIQQGDEKSFEKLFKLYYGYLCNFATKILDDDVAAEEIVQEFFVKFWERRADLSVESSLKNYLFRSVKNLCLNHIKHNNIKLQHAQKVIAESETSNFNNDYIEVNLAADIAKSIEELPEKRREIFRLSREEGLKYREIAEKLNISVKTVEAQMGLAIKYLRDKLKKYNTFLFFFFVSRAKNN, via the coding sequence ATGAACTCATTCGAAGAAAATAAACTATTCGAAAATATTCAGCAGGGCGATGAAAAATCTTTTGAAAAGCTGTTTAAATTGTATTACGGATACCTGTGCAACTTTGCCACTAAAATACTTGACGACGATGTGGCTGCCGAAGAAATCGTGCAGGAATTTTTTGTGAAATTCTGGGAGCGCCGTGCTGATCTTTCTGTGGAATCGTCGCTAAAAAACTACCTGTTCCGGTCGGTAAAAAACCTTTGCCTGAATCACATTAAACATAATAATATCAAATTACAGCATGCTCAAAAAGTGATTGCCGAATCGGAAACGAGCAACTTTAACAACGACTATATTGAGGTTAATCTGGCTGCCGACATTGCCAAAAGCATTGAAGAGCTGCCGGAAAAACGTCGCGAAATATTCAGGCTGAGTCGCGAAGAGGGATTAAAATACCGCGAAATTGCCGAAAAATTAAATATTTCCGTTAAAACGGTTGAGGCACAAATGGGACTGGCAATCAAATATTTACGAGACAAATTAAAAAAATATAATACCTTTTTATTCTTCTTTTTTGTTAGCAGGGCAAAAAATAATTAG
- a CDS encoding MFS transporter, whose amino-acid sequence MEKKVKVKFPKAFWVANAVELLERAAYYGVFIVITLYLSRILGFNDFQAAILAGSFSAGLYFLPTFAGAIADKIGFKKSLLIAFTLLSIGYFSMGILPTILESSGLVEYTKTTQFNGLRESNLKWIIVPIMIVIMIGGSFIKSCITGTVARETTKETRAQGYSIFYMMVNIGAFSGKTIVKPLRDAMGNEGLVTLNYFAGGITLLAVILVALFYKTSRSHEESKSFSQIFDALIKVLGNARLIILIIIITGFWMVQHQLYATMPKYVLRLAGEGSAISWFANVNPLVVFLTVGFVTQMMRNKTSLFSMTVGMFIMPVSALCMASGHLMGSDPILGLHPVAFMMIVGIVFQGLAETFISPRYLEYFSLQAPKGEEGLYLGFSHLHSFLSSILGFGLSGWLLTKYCPDPLLFDTHAEWEAASVNAHYIWFYFVGIASVSAVSLIVYGKAVKYIDRKKQFSN is encoded by the coding sequence ATGGAAAAGAAAGTAAAAGTGAAATTCCCAAAGGCATTTTGGGTGGCAAATGCGGTGGAGTTGTTAGAGCGGGCTGCATATTACGGAGTTTTTATCGTTATCACGCTGTATTTGTCGCGTATTTTAGGATTTAACGATTTTCAGGCGGCAATTCTGGCCGGATCGTTTTCGGCAGGACTTTACTTCTTACCAACATTTGCCGGTGCAATAGCTGATAAAATAGGTTTTAAAAAATCCTTGCTGATTGCCTTTACATTACTTTCTATCGGCTACTTTTCGATGGGTATACTACCAACAATACTCGAATCATCAGGCCTGGTTGAATATACCAAAACCACCCAGTTTAACGGGCTTCGCGAGAGTAATTTGAAATGGATTATCGTTCCGATTATGATCGTGATTATGATTGGCGGATCGTTTATTAAATCGTGTATTACCGGAACTGTAGCTCGCGAAACAACCAAAGAAACCCGCGCGCAGGGATACTCCATCTTTTATATGATGGTAAACATTGGTGCTTTCTCGGGCAAAACCATTGTAAAACCATTGCGCGATGCTATGGGTAACGAAGGATTGGTTACACTTAACTACTTTGCCGGTGGAATTACTCTTTTGGCTGTAATTTTAGTGGCCCTTTTCTACAAAACAAGCCGATCACACGAAGAGTCGAAAAGTTTTTCACAGATTTTTGATGCATTGATTAAAGTGCTTGGCAATGCGCGTTTAATAATACTTATTATCATTATCACCGGCTTTTGGATGGTGCAACACCAGTTGTATGCTACCATGCCGAAGTACGTATTGCGGCTTGCGGGCGAGGGTAGTGCTATTTCGTGGTTTGCCAACGTAAATCCGCTGGTAGTTTTTCTTACCGTTGGTTTTGTTACACAAATGATGCGCAATAAAACATCGTTGTTCTCCATGACTGTTGGGATGTTTATTATGCCGGTTTCGGCACTTTGTATGGCTTCGGGGCATTTAATGGGCAGCGATCCTATTCTTGGCTTGCATCCTGTAGCATTTATGATGATTGTAGGAATCGTTTTCCAGGGACTGGCAGAAACGTTTATTTCGCCGCGCTATCTGGAATATTTTTCATTGCAGGCACCAAAAGGCGAGGAGGGCTTGTATCTTGGCTTTAGCCATTTGCACTCGTTCCTGTCTTCTATCCTTGGTTTTGGCCTTTCGGGTTGGTTACTTACCAAATATTGCCCCGATCCTTTGTTGTTTGATACACATGCCGAGTGGGAAGCAGCTTCGGTAAATGCACATTATATCTGGTTTTATTTTGTGGGAATTGCCTCGGTATCAGCTGTTTCATTAATTGTTTATGGTAAAGCAGTAAAATACATTGACCGTAAAAAACAATTTTCGAATTAA